A stretch of the Haloarcula ordinaria genome encodes the following:
- a CDS encoding UxaA family hydrolase encodes MADRYLQVVEPSDNVATALRELEAGETVTVAVGDEERTIEVQEDVIFGHKIAVEDIASGETITKYGKSIGNATEDIPAGTWVHVQNVESNYGRGDLAGDKETAAVSE; translated from the coding sequence ATGGCAGACAGATACCTACAAGTCGTCGAACCGTCGGACAACGTCGCGACGGCGCTCCGTGAACTGGAGGCAGGCGAGACAGTCACGGTCGCCGTCGGCGACGAGGAACGAACAATCGAGGTACAGGAGGACGTCATCTTCGGACACAAGATCGCCGTCGAGGACATCGCGTCGGGCGAGACCATCACGAAGTACGGGAAGAGCATCGGCAACGCGACCGAGGACATCCCAGCTGGCACGTGGGTCCACGTCCAGAACGTCGAGAGCAACTACGGCCGGGGCGACCTCGCCGGCGACAAAGAAACAGCGGCAGTGAGTGAGTAA
- a CDS encoding UxaA family hydrolase, translated as MSEFLGYERDDGSVGIRNHVAIISTAPYANDTVKRAADIIDGAVPITHPLGRCQTKPDVFQTYRTLLGYGTHPNVYGTVVVAHAGEIVDGDELAADVAETGRPSDSVNIHAEKGVMNALKRTVDSARDMVQEASAQRRVPADMSNLTFGINCATSDTTSGLCQHKATARAVWRLIDEHGGRGCFAETPEFFGGENELSERAVNDEVRDEILERVDNWDKRLQATGYDVRGAQPTPDNMDGGLTTIEEKSLGALVKSGDGPIQDIIDYGAKIPDDSGMYIMDTPGHGAESVTGIGAGGAHFMVISTGQGHTLSNAIMPTIKITGNPGSAERVPEQTDVDVSEALVGDETFDWAGDQLWDEIEKVVNGQVTLSEAMGESQFAIHRIGPST; from the coding sequence ATGAGCGAATTCCTTGGATACGAACGGGACGATGGGAGTGTCGGCATTCGAAACCACGTTGCGATTATCTCCACAGCACCCTACGCCAACGACACGGTCAAGCGCGCTGCGGATATCATCGACGGGGCGGTCCCCATCACCCATCCGCTGGGCCGCTGTCAGACCAAGCCCGACGTGTTCCAGACCTACCGGACGCTGCTGGGCTACGGGACACACCCGAACGTCTACGGCACCGTCGTCGTCGCCCACGCCGGCGAGATCGTCGACGGTGACGAGCTGGCCGCGGACGTCGCCGAGACCGGTCGCCCGAGCGACTCGGTCAACATCCACGCCGAGAAAGGCGTCATGAACGCACTGAAGCGCACCGTGGACTCCGCGCGTGACATGGTTCAGGAAGCCAGCGCCCAGCGCCGCGTCCCCGCGGACATGTCGAACCTCACCTTCGGTATCAACTGCGCGACGTCGGACACGACGAGCGGTCTCTGTCAGCACAAGGCGACGGCCCGAGCGGTCTGGCGGCTCATCGACGAGCACGGCGGCCGGGGCTGTTTCGCCGAGACGCCGGAGTTCTTCGGCGGCGAGAACGAGCTCTCCGAGCGGGCGGTCAACGACGAGGTTCGAGACGAGATTCTCGAACGCGTCGACAACTGGGACAAGCGACTGCAGGCGACGGGTTACGACGTCCGCGGTGCCCAGCCGACGCCGGACAACATGGACGGCGGACTCACCACCATCGAGGAGAAGTCGCTGGGTGCGCTGGTGAAATCCGGCGACGGTCCGATTCAGGACATCATCGACTACGGCGCGAAGATCCCTGACGACTCGGGGATGTACATCATGGACACGCCGGGCCACGGTGCCGAGTCCGTGACCGGCATCGGCGCGGGCGGCGCCCACTTCATGGTCATCTCGACGGGCCAGGGCCACACGCTGTCGAACGCCATCATGCCGACCATCAAGATCACCGGGAACCCCGGCAGCGCCGAGCGCGTCCCCGAACAGACCGACGTCGACGTCAGCGAGGCGCTCGTCGGTGACGAGACCTTCGACTGGGCCGGCGACCAGCTGTGGGACGAGATCGAGAAGGTCGTCAACGGTCAGGTGACGCTGAGCGAGGCGATGGGCGAGAGTCAGTTCGCCATCCACCGCATCGGCCCCTCGACGTAA
- a CDS encoding Ldh family oxidoreductase — protein MEIGRQRAVDVATQAFRAHGITAPDAVQTAEVLVSADARGKHSHGLLRLPRFVRGIEHGNVDPDGTIAVASERGGAATISGGSRLGPAVASTATAEAMDRAENHGVGAVGVRDSNHLGMLGYYTDQLQQAGYVGIAMTNTEPAMPPYGGAEPVLGTNPIAIGLPTDPVFNLDMSTSAIARGTVFQEQETGGELPEGVALDADGQPTTDPAAALDGTMLPFGGPKGSGLAVAVEVLAGGLVGASMGEAVTGTYHTEDPCTKGDLFLAIDPDALGVSDFADRASSFLTTLTNGAPAAHADEIRLPGQRSVERDRNATTVTVADDLWAEAQALATDD, from the coding sequence ATGGAGATCGGCCGGCAACGGGCCGTCGACGTTGCCACGCAGGCGTTTCGCGCACACGGGATCACTGCGCCCGACGCGGTTCAGACGGCCGAGGTCCTTGTGAGTGCCGACGCCAGGGGCAAACACTCCCACGGCTTGCTCCGGCTCCCCCGGTTCGTCCGTGGCATCGAGCACGGGAACGTCGACCCCGACGGTACCATCGCCGTCGCGAGCGAGCGCGGCGGGGCGGCGACCATCAGCGGCGGGTCGCGCCTGGGGCCGGCCGTCGCGAGCACAGCGACGGCCGAGGCGATGGACCGCGCCGAGAATCACGGCGTCGGCGCGGTCGGCGTCCGCGACTCGAACCATCTCGGGATGCTGGGCTACTACACCGACCAGCTCCAGCAGGCGGGCTATGTCGGCATCGCGATGACGAACACCGAACCGGCGATGCCCCCCTACGGCGGCGCCGAACCAGTGCTGGGGACCAATCCCATCGCCATCGGCCTGCCGACCGACCCGGTGTTCAACCTCGACATGTCCACGTCGGCCATCGCTCGTGGGACGGTCTTCCAAGAGCAGGAGACCGGCGGCGAGCTCCCCGAGGGCGTCGCGCTCGACGCCGACGGACAGCCGACGACCGACCCGGCGGCCGCCCTGGACGGGACGATGCTCCCCTTCGGCGGCCCGAAGGGGTCGGGCCTGGCCGTCGCTGTGGAGGTCCTGGCCGGCGGCCTCGTCGGTGCGTCGATGGGCGAGGCCGTCACCGGCACCTACCATACCGAAGACCCTTGCACCAAGGGCGACCTCTTTCTCGCCATCGACCCCGACGCACTGGGCGTGTCGGACTTCGCCGACCGGGCGAGCTCGTTCCTCACCACGTTGACGAACGGTGCACCCGCCGCACACGCTGACGAGATCCGCCTCCCCGGACAGCGCTCAGTCGAGCGCGACCGGAACGCGACCACTGTGACGGTTGCGGACGACCTCTGGGCCGAAGCCCAAGCACTCGCTACCGACGACTGA